In Nicotiana tabacum cultivar K326 chromosome 17, ASM71507v2, whole genome shotgun sequence, one DNA window encodes the following:
- the LOC107788835 gene encoding protein BZR1 homolog 1, which yields MTVPGGSSGRLPTWKERENNKRRERRRRAIAAKIFSGLRSQGNFKLPKHCDNNEVYKALCIQVGWVVEEDGTTYRKGCKPPPNEITGASMNISTCSSVQLSPMSSFFPSPAPSYHASPTSSSFPGPSRCEGNPPPYILPFLHNLAAIPSSLPHPRISSSAPVTPPLSSPTRRSKPKPVLESLSASALHSFCHPIFAVSAPSSPNRRQHSKPATITKCEESDASPVEFAHWVSSQIVAPSAAPTSPTFNLVRPAFQQDVLLDALKGHGEFGCGEAAQRGRGSEFDFGSGKVMAWEGERIHGIAVDDLELTLGSRKARA from the exons ATGACGGTCCCCGGTGGATCATCGGGTAGGTTACCGACGTGGAAGGAGAGGGAAAATAATAAGAggagagagagaagaagaagagcaaTCGCAGCTAAAATATTTTCTGGACTGCGATCTCAGGGTAATTTTAAACTTCCCAAACACTGCGATAATAACGAGGTTTACAAAGCTCTATGTATACAAGTTGGTTGGGTTGTCGAAGAAGATGGCACCACTTATCGCAAG GGATGCAAGCCTCCACCGAATGAGATAACTGGTGCCTCGATGAATATCAGTACATGTTCTTCAGTTCAGCTTAGCCCCATGTCATCTTTCTTCCCCAGTCCTGCACCTTCTTATCATGCCAGTCCTACATCATCTTCATTTCCAGGTCCCTCTCGCTGTGAGGGAAATCCGCCACCATATATCCTCCCTTTTCTCCATAATTTAGCTGCCATTCCCTCTTCTCTGCCTCATCCTCGTATATCTAGCAGTGCCCCTGTCACGCCACCTCTTTCTTCTCCTACTCGGAGATCAAAGCCCAAACCTGTATTGGAATCTCTATCAGCTAGTGCATTGCATTCTTTCTGTCATCCAATTTTCGCTGTTTCTGCACCGTCAAGTCCTAACCGTCGCCAACATTCTAAACCTGCTACTATTACAAAATGTGAAGAGTCTGATGCCTCCCCTGTTGAGTTTGCTCATTGGGTTAGCTCCCAGATAGTGGCACCTTCAGCAGCTCCAACTTCTCCTACTTTTAACCTTGTTAGACCTGCTTTTCAGCAGGATGTCCTCCTAGATGCCTTGAAAGGGCATGGGGAGTTTGGTTGTGGAGAAGCAGCTCAAAGGGGACGTGGCTCTGAATTTGATTTTGGAAGTGGAAAAGTTATGGCATGGGAAGGCGAGAGAATACATGGAATTGCGGTGGATGATCTAGAGCTCACTCTTGGGAGCAGAAAAGCACGTGCTTGA